The Rhododendron vialii isolate Sample 1 chromosome 8a, ASM3025357v1 genome has a window encoding:
- the LOC131336303 gene encoding uncharacterized protein LOC131336303, with the protein MESPGQWLEKSLVDLCRKIENGLDLDGDIISGLVSYCDLASPLDAKEYLDNIIGQEAGKSVIDEYLKRRGHSEIGSSSAETPSSKLHAYVKPPSNEVSVSGTKKQSKAPKEVTLSSNQENRLPPESIESKNAHRGNQGNSKKKKAGKVVSLADAAKGSIVFQQGKPCSCQARRHRLISNCLSCGKIVCEQEGEGPCLFCGALVLKEGSTYAGLDEGAVPLLSDAEVAAEAYAKRLVDYDRNSAARTTVIDDQSDYYEIDGNSWLSMEEKELLRKKKEEIEEAERARRSKVVIAFDLVGRKVLMNEDDVSELELDNSILRPPDERELNRIKPNPTVKVQPIFIDPGHGKRPTKGNHLNKGKSTGLCLEISGRVQRDNNALKRFMMDDELVTS; encoded by the exons atgGAGTCGCCGGGACAGTGGCTAGAGAAGTCGTTGGTTGATCTGTGTAGAAAGATAGAaaatggtttggatttggatgggGATATTATATCTGGCCTCGTCTCCTACTGCGACCTTGCTTCTCCTCTTGACGCCAAAGAATACCTCGAt AATATCATTGGCCAAGAAGCTGGCAAAAGTGTAATTGATGAATATTTAAAACGAAGAGGTCATTCTGAAATAGGCAGCAGCTCTGCTGAAACTCCGTCTTCCAAATTGCATGCATATGTCAAACCACCTTCAAATGAGGTTTCAGTTAGTGGAACCAAAAAGCAGTCGAAGGCACCAAAGGAGGTCACACTTTCCAGTAATCAGGAAAATCGTCTGCCCCCAGAGTCCATTGAATCAAAAAACGCCCATAGAGGAAACCAGGGtaattctaaaaagaaaaaggcaggAAAAGTTGTTTCACTTGCTGATGCTGCTAAAGGGTCCATTGTTTTCCAGCAGGGAAAACCGTGTTCATGCCAAGCTCGTAGGCATAGACTAATTAGTAATTGTTTATCTTGTGGAAAGATAGTTTGTGAACAAGAAGGGGAGGGACCTTGTCTATTCTGTGGTGCCCTTGTGCTGAAGGAAGGAAGTACGTATGCTGGTTTGGATGAAGGCGCAGTTCCCCTATTATCAGATGCTGAGGTGGCAGCTGAAGCCTATGCGAAGAGGCTTGTTGATTATGACCGGAACTCTGCAGCACGTACGACAGTCATAGATGACCAAAGCGACTATTATGAGATTGACGGCAACAGTTGGTTGTCAATGGAG GAAAAGGAACTTCtaaggaagaaaaaagaggaaattgAAGAGGCCGAGCGGGCGAGACGAAGTAAAGTGGTTATTGCTTTTGACTTGGTTGGCCGCAAG GTGCTTATGAATGAAGATGATGTTTCTGAGCTAGAGCTGGATAACAGTATATTACGACCACCTGATGAGAGGGAACTAAACCGGATAAAACCAAACCCGACTGTTAAAGTACAACCAATCTTCATTGACCCAGGCCATGGCAAGAGACCCACTAAGGGGAATCATTTGAACAAGGGCAAATCAACAGGTTTGTGCTTGGAGATAAGTGGGAGGGTGCAACGTGATAATAATGCTTTGAAACGCTTTATGATGGATGACGAACTGGTAACTTCTTAA